The stretch of DNA CCGGGCGCCAAGGAATTTTTCTGGAAGGAGTTCGAAGGCTTCTTCGAGCCCTTCGACGTGCGCGGCCAGGTCTTCATCACCTATCGCTACAACGATCCTTACCGCAGCGACGATGCCTGGGCCTACGATCCGCAATCGCGGCGCGTCCGGCGCATCTCGGTCGAGGTCAAGTCCGACTCGCTGGTCGGCACCGAACAGACTGAGGAGGATTTCAACACTTTCTCCGCGCGTCCGGTGCGATGGAACTTCAAGTTCCTCGGCTGGCGCAACCTGCTGTGCGTGATGGATTCGAAGTACGATTACCCGCGCTTCTACGGCCCCAACGGTTTGGTGCCCGACGACGCGTGGACGATGCGCAAGTTCGCGGTGGTCGAGCGCACGCCCAAGGAAGAGCATCATCCCTATAGCAGCGTGCTCATGTTCTGGGACGCCGAGGACTGGCATCCGTGGATGGCGCTGATGTTCGACCATCAGCAGAGACTGTTCAAGACCCTGACCTACACGTTCCGCTGGAGCGAGGATTACAAGGAGTGGGCCGCGATCAACCACGGCGTGCAGGTGGCGGGACTGCAATCGGTGGTTGCGGTTGATTATGTCAACAAGCGCGCGACGATTTTCCCGGCCTTCGGCGGCGGCTATCCCGACGTCGATGTCTCCCAGGTGGACAAGCTGTTCGATATCAGCAAGCTCGAGGAATTCCATCGCTGAGCCCGCGCGATGAGCGCGCGCGGGAACAGCGGCGTCAGAGGATACAGGTGACGACCGCGTTTCCCTGCGCGCTCGCGCCGGCGTAAAAATCGCGGAGCTTGCGGAACTCCTCGAATAGCCAGTCGCTTCCCGTGACATCCCATCCGCCGGGATAGATTTTCGCGCCGTTCATCAGCGCCGGATCGAAGCGGGCTTTTATCTCGGCTTCGAGGTTCGCACGTCCAAGCTCGCGCGCGGTCGCCGCGACCTCGGCCGGCGTGAAGTAGCGCGCTTCGCCGTAGCCGCTGAAATCCTCGCCAATCTCCGTGCCGCCCATCACCACCTGGCCGAGGATGGTCGCGTCGGGCACGGATGCGCCGCAGAGCAGGTAGTGCACGCCGTGCCATCCCTTGTCGAGCGAGATACCCTTGCTCTTCGCGCTTCGCGGCGCGCCGCCCGCCGCGGCCGGCGGTTTCATGCCGCCCATGCGCGACATCATGATATTGGCGAGTGCCTCGCCGCCCTTGCCGCTTTCGAGCACCTCTTTAGTCAGGCCAAGCTGTCCGAGCCGTTCCATCATGGTCTCGCGCATCTTCGGATCCATCCCGGGAAGCGCGCCGGAGAGCAGTCCCGGGCCGCGCGCGGCAAAAAGCTTGCACAGGTTTTCCATCGCTCCGGCGGTTGCAGCCGGCGAGATTCCACCGGCGCCGTCGTCCTCGAATACGCTTTCGATCGACTCGGGATCGTCAAGGAGTGCTTTGAGCTCGGATGGTTTGATTTGCACGAAGCGGGCGATCATCGACATGGCGGTTCTATTCCCCCTTTGGAACCGCGCCAGGCTGGGATCTGGCGCGCCATCGCCAGTTTACGGGCGATGCGTAGTCAGTTCTAGTCTCGCGTAAACTGTTCTCCGCCCGTTGTGCCGGCAGCGCAATCGCGTTGCGAAGTGCCAAGTATGCCGCGACAGAAAGAAGGGGCCGCGCGTCTGGCGACGCGCGGCCCGATGTTCCGAACAGTTTCGCCTAGAGACAATCCGCGAAGCTAAGCGTCGGGTTCACCACGGTTGGGGCACCGCCGATGACCACTATCGGGTTCGTCGGATCGGTCTGCAGCATCGAAGGTGAGCAGGTCGTTGTCACCGCGCCCACGCCATAGGCGACCGGGGTTGGTACCGGCGTCGCATAGCCGTTCGCCTGGCTTCCGACCACCGGGTTGCTCGCCGGGACCGCCAACGTAAAGCATTCGCAGTCAGTGTTCGCCGGGCAGCTCACGCTCGCGATATCCGGACAATTGGCCTGGGTCGGCGTGCCCGAAGTCGTGATCTGCGGGGGGATCGGCGTGGGAAGCGTACCGTCGATGCCTACAAACGGCGGAACCAGCGCCTGCACGGTATCTCCGGCGTCGTTGGTGAAGGGCTGCAACGCCCACACCGTGGCCGTGCCGATGGTCCCCGCTGAAGCCGCGTTCTGCGTGCTCACCAGGCCCTCGATCTGCGCCCAATCGAACGCGGGGGAACCGGCCGGCGCCGCCTCGGCGAGCAGCGGCACCGCCAGATTGTTCACTCCGATTCCGCCTGACACCGCAACATCTTTTGTGATCGTCGCATTGGAGGGCAAGTTCGGAGTCGGCAGGCTGGGCGCATCGACGACGACTTCATAATTTCCGTCGCTGGCCGGACAGAACTCGAAGCGGCCGTTGGCGTCGGCCTGAGTCATCGCGAGGAAATTCTCGACCGGTCCCGGCGTCGGCGAGGCGGTCGGGCCCGGATTGCCTACCGTGAAGGTGCTCGATTGCTGTTCGAGCCAGACCTCGGCAAAGGGAACGACGGTCGGATTGGGCGACGGCACGATCACCGCATCGTCGCTCTCCGCGCCTTCGTATACTGTACCCGCGATAAGAGCGCTGGTCCCGATCTCATTCGCATGGAGCACCGGCTTCAGCAGAAATTTGGGACCGGCGCCATGATGCGAGTGCGGGCCGCCGGCTCTGACGATCGACTGGCAAGCGTTGAAGTCAACGTCGATGTCCACCCCCTGGCCGGGTAGGAGCCTGATGCCGCCGCGGACGATCTGGCTCGACGGAATCTTGAGCCCGGTGTGCGCTTCGCTGGTCAACTTCAGAGTATGCGTCCCGTTAGCGTCAACCACGCAGTTCCACGCGTCGGCCGAGGCACAGGCGTTGGCGCCGCCATCGGGCAGCGTGACGCCGGTCGCGTCGTTGGGCTCGAGCATAATTCGAATTTGCGTGTATTTGCCGCGGTAAACCGGTCGTCACGCCGAGGGTCGCGAGGAAACATTCGTTGCTCTGCTCGGACAACAGATCCACCTGGATCGGATTCGAGGGTGAGAGATTCGGCGTCAGACTTACCCAGCCCGTCCCCACCAGATGTGCGCTGACGCCGGTGACCGTCACCCACGTGTTGGTGTAGGAGCCTGCCGGCGCGATACACCTCTTTCCAACATCCCTGACGTGCGTGCGGACGGCGCCGGACTTGCCCGGGGAGGCGTCGGCGACGCCGCGCGAGCCGTAACTCCAGAGCCCGACGAGCATCAGCGAAGCCAGCGCGCCCAGCGCCCCGATTCTCGAGATCGTGCAGGCGACGGTGCGTTCTCGATTTAATCTTTGATAGCCTTGTCTCATCTGAGCACTCCCCGCATATGCTTCGTACTGAAAAAATTATCCCTGACCCGCAATCGTATCCTTTTAGCCTCTGAGAAACTGCTTGAACCAGCACGCGCTTACATATCGTCAGCGTGTTCGCCTTTTGCGCAATGCTCGTTCCAAAACGAGAGCACTGAATCAGGCCGAAACTTTGGGCCTAAGTCTGTTTTTTACCGACCAATGATGCTTTTGCGCACGATGCCGCGTAGTTCTTACCGTTTACACCGAGGAATGCGCGGTGTTTGCAGAAGTCAGCGAAGGGCCGGCAGGCGCTCGGGAGCGACCAGGAATTCGGGGCCCTGAGCCGCGAGAGAAAAAACGATGACATCCCTGGTTCCACGAAAAGCACCCCAGCACGCCCTCGATCTCGCGCGGTTGAAGGCATCAGTTTGCCTTAGTTAACCCTAACCGATGGACCGTTTGACACCTTAATGGTTCGGCGCTAGAAGTCTCATTCAGAAACTGAATGGAGATTCAGTCGCAAGCATGAGCGTGCGCGAACGCAAAGAGCGCGAGCGCCTCGCCCGGCGTGAAACCATCCTCGCCGCTGCCGCCCAGGTCTTCGCCGCCCACGGCGTCGACGGCGCGACGGTCGAGATGGTCGCGCGCGAGGCCGAGGTCGCCGTCGGCACGATTTACCTCTATTTCTCTTCGCGCGACGATCTCTTCGTCAGCCTGATGGCCGAGAGGATCGGGAAGCTCCGCGCGCGCTACCACGAAATCCACGCACGCGGCCTCGAACCGCTCGACGAACTGCGTGCGATCGGCCGGGCCTATTTCGATTACCTGCGCGAGTCGCGCGGATTGTTCCTCGCCCAGCTCTCGGTCACGTTCAGCCAGCTCTCGCTGCGGCTTTCGCGCGCGGATGAGCTGGAACATTTCGAGCAGGTGCGGCGGCTCGGCCGCGAATGCTTCGAGCTTTATCGCGATTCGGTCGGGCGCTGGCTCGGCGCCGCCAACGCGCGGGTCTCCGGCGCCGACGCGACGCGCGCCGCGACCGTTATCTGGGCCGCGCTCAACGGCGCATTCCTGCTTACCGACGACGTCAAGATTTTCCGCGACATCACCGGGCTGGAAGCGTCGCGCCTGCTCGAGGAAACCTTCGAATTCCAGCTTGCCGCTGCCGAGGCCGTGGTCAAGCGGCCGGCGCGCGCGAGCGCGGGCGCATCCGGCGCGCCAAAGACGCCGGTTCGCCGCCGGCGTATTGCCGGGCTCGCGCGGAGTGCGCGCGGGGCCGCAGCGTCGCCCGGTCCGGATGGCGGTTCGCCCGAGCGTACGATAGAAGCACGGCCAAGCGCGCCGCCATCGAATGAGTAATCGAATGATTAGACGAGAAATCGGTTTGCCAAAGGAGATTGGCTGATGAAATTCACGTGGTTCCATTTGATGCCCTACCGCTATCTGCCCAACGACTTCAAGCAGAAGTACCGCAGCGTATGGGTGGACATCCCGCGCGACCTCTACGACCCCAAGGTCGGCCATCGGCTGTACAACGACTACCTCGACCAGCTCGAATTCGCCGACCACATGGGCTTCGACGGCCTCGGCGTCAACGAACATCATCAGAACGCTTACGGCCTGATGCCTTCGCCGAACATCATGGCGGCCGCGCTGACGCGCCGCACGCACAACGCCAACCTGGTGGTGCTGGGAAATTCGATCGCGCTCTACAATCCGCCGGTGCGCGTGGCCGAGGAATTCGCGATGCTCGACGTGCTGAGCGGCGGGCGCCTGGTCGCCGGATTCCCGGTCGGGACCTCGATGGACACCAACTTCTGCTACGGCGAAGTGCCGGCGACGCTGCGCGAGAAGTATTTCGAGGCGCACGACCTGATCGTCCGCGCATGGAAGGAAAAGGAGCAGTTCGCGTTCAACGGCAAGTTCACCAAGCTGCGCTACGTCAACCTTTGGCCCAAGCCGCTCCAGCAGCCCCATCCGCCAATCTGGATTCCGGGCGGCGGCTCGATCGAGACCTGGGGCTTCGTCGCCGACCACGACTACCAGTACTCGTTCCTGTCGTTCTTCGGCTACAAGGCGGGCAAGAAAGTTTCCGACGGCTACTGGAACGTGATGGCGCAGAAGGGCAAGGAGCTCAATCCCTACAGCCTCGGCTTCGCCCAGGTCGTCGCGGTCGCGGAGACCGACGAGCAGGCCGAGCGCGATTACGCCGCGCACATGGACTACTTCTACAATCGATGCCTGCACGTCTATCCCGGTTTCGCCGACGCGCCGGGCTACCGCACGCCCAGCACGATCAAGGCGGGCCTCACCGGCCAGGTGGGCAAGAACGCGTCGATCACCCGCGAAGGGCTCAAGTGGAAGGACTTCATCAACGACGGCTACGTTATCGCGGGTTCGCCGGCTACCGTGCGCGATCGTCTGCGCGAGGCGCTCAAGACGCTCAACTGCGGCCATCTGATGATCCTGCAGCAGATCGGCTCGATGCCGCCCGAGCTGGTGCGCAAGAGCACCGAGCTGTTCGCGCGCGAAGTGATGCCGCATCTGCGCGACCTCTGGACCGGCTTCGAGGACAAATGGTCGCCCAAGCGGCTGCCGGAGAGCGAGATGGCGAAGCCGGCGCCGCTTTGGACCGACGGACCGCAGACCAACGGCAAGACCCGGCGGCCGGGCGAATCCGAAATCAGGAGCTCAGTGAAGTAAAATGAAAACGCATCAGAAACTGCTCGGCGGAAAGTTCTCCGTCGAAATGGAAGTCACCGGCAAGGGCGAGCCGCTCCTGTTCCTGCACGGCGCGGCCGGTCTCACCGGAGCCGACCCGTTTCTCGAGGACCTCGGCCGCAGCTTCACGGTTTACGCGCCGCATCTGCCGGGCTACGGCGAGTCCACCGGCGGCGAACATATCGACGACGTGATCGACGCGGCGCTGTTTTACCACGAGCTGATGGACGAGTTGAAAATTCCGTCCGCCTATATCGTCGGCCATTCGATGGGCGGGATGTTGGCGGCGGAGGTCGCGGCGCTCGACACGCGGCGGGCGAAAAAGCTCGTGCTGGTCGGCGCGGCCGGGTTGTGGGTTGACAGTGATCCGATTCCCGATTTTTTCGCCTCGGATCTCGACGATTTGCCGGCGCTGCTGTTTCATGATCCCAAGTCGCAACTTGCGCAGATGATGCTGGCGATGCCGTGGGACGACCAGGAACTGGTGACCGCGATCTACGTCGAGCGGACCAGGCGCTTCTCGATGGCGAGCAAGTTCCTGTGGCCGCTCCCGGACCGCGGACTGAAGAAGCGGGCCTATCGGATCTCCGCGCCGACGCTGCTGCTGTGGGGCGCGTCGGACAGGGTGATACCGCCCTCGTACGCGCGCGAGTATTCGAAGCTCATCCGCAACAGCCGGGTGCAGATGATAAAGGAAGCCGGGCACATGGTGATGTACGAGCAGCCGGCCGAATTCGAAAAAGCGGTGACGGGGTTCCTCAAGGGCTAGCCGGTCACGCGCAATCGTAACGCAACCGCGCGCGGCGTCCCCAAGGGGGACGCCGCGCGCGTTTTGTTTTGACTTCCCGCGGCCGCGGGGCAGAGGCGCGCAGGCCGGGGGCGCCGCCGCCGCTTGGTTTGTCAGCCTGAGCGGCGCGAGTCCGCGAGCGGAGTCGAAGGATTCCGGCTCAGCGATGCCTAGCGCCGCTACGGTTGTCGTGGTGGCCCGATCTGCGGCGTGCGCACCGGCTTTGCCATGCCGTAAAACACGACGACACCCTGTCCGCCGCATCGGGTCGAAAGCCCCTCTGCGGGCGTGCCGATACAGCTGTCGATGTCCTGCCAGTTGTTGGTGACCCAAACGTTTCCAGCCGGATCTACGTCGATGTCTACTTCCATCTGCAGGCCGCCTCCGACGTAGCCGAGGGGAGGCGAGATCGGATCGCCAGTCTTAAAGCCGGGCGGGCAGTTCTCAGTTCTGACGCCGCACAAGTGTGCGATCTGGCCGGATGTTCCCGCGAAGTTGGAGACCCAGACGTTATCGTCGCCGTCGACGGCAACGGCCCATGGCCCCGGCAGGCTGCGGCCAATAAACGGAGAACCCGGATACGGGGAGCCATCCGGCCGCAGCAGGACCATGCTTCCGCCTGCGCGCCCGCCTTTCTGTTCCGACATGGTCTTGGTCAAGTAGTCGGAGGCGTTCGTCACACCGTGGAGCTTCAGGCGTAAACCCATATCCACCAGATGCATCATGCCCACCAGACTGTTGCCAAAACGCGCGGTGACCCAGACATTGCCTTGGCTATCGATCGCTAGACCGCTGGTGCTGAAGCCGCTTTTGAAGTTCTCGGCCTTACTCGGATCAGATGCAGGGAAGCGGGTGACGTGATTGATCCCGCTGTTGGAGACCCAGATGCGG from Candidatus Binataceae bacterium encodes:
- a CDS encoding DUF1329 domain-containing protein, with product MAAAAQEATVTRQGVAQWLEQNANTKPDFKPGDVLTAKDMARFRPFVPPVYVDQLNFPGFRMEIAPTRSHMPRKDYVDCTEKYQGQVKLKPDGTIENHICGQPFSDASLDPADPQSGQKAVWNFEYRWQNYGPLDLNFMFIFDRFGGGHEGSAPNVIESPPVTWTGGQHFKGTMPTDAAKYFGGGGTYVKTLSSFYQRTYYSHLAQRASEGGVLPVPGAKEFFWKEFEGFFEPFDVRGQVFITYRYNDPYRSDDAWAYDPQSRRVRRISVEVKSDSLVGTEQTEEDFNTFSARPVRWNFKFLGWRNLLCVMDSKYDYPRFYGPNGLVPDDAWTMRKFAVVERTPKEEHHPYSSVLMFWDAEDWHPWMALMFDHQQRLFKTLTYTFRWSEDYKEWAAINHGVQVAGLQSVVAVDYVNKRATIFPAFGGGYPDVDVSQVDKLFDISKLEEFHR
- a CDS encoding YfbM family protein — its product is MSMIARFVQIKPSELKALLDDPESIESVFEDDGAGGISPAATAGAMENLCKLFAARGPGLLSGALPGMDPKMRETMMERLGQLGLTKEVLESGKGGEALANIMMSRMGGMKPPAAAGGAPRSAKSKGISLDKGWHGVHYLLCGASVPDATILGQVVMGGTEIGEDFSGYGEARYFTPAEVAATARELGRANLEAEIKARFDPALMNGAKIYPGGWDVTGSDWLFEEFRKLRDFYAGASAQGNAVVTCIL
- a CDS encoding TetR/AcrR family transcriptional regulator → MSVRERKERERLARRETILAAAAQVFAAHGVDGATVEMVAREAEVAVGTIYLYFSSRDDLFVSLMAERIGKLRARYHEIHARGLEPLDELRAIGRAYFDYLRESRGLFLAQLSVTFSQLSLRLSRADELEHFEQVRRLGRECFELYRDSVGRWLGAANARVSGADATRAATVIWAALNGAFLLTDDVKIFRDITGLEASRLLEETFEFQLAAAEAVVKRPARASAGASGAPKTPVRRRRIAGLARSARGAAASPGPDGGSPERTIEARPSAPPSNE
- a CDS encoding LLM class flavin-dependent oxidoreductase, producing MKFTWFHLMPYRYLPNDFKQKYRSVWVDIPRDLYDPKVGHRLYNDYLDQLEFADHMGFDGLGVNEHHQNAYGLMPSPNIMAAALTRRTHNANLVVLGNSIALYNPPVRVAEEFAMLDVLSGGRLVAGFPVGTSMDTNFCYGEVPATLREKYFEAHDLIVRAWKEKEQFAFNGKFTKLRYVNLWPKPLQQPHPPIWIPGGGSIETWGFVADHDYQYSFLSFFGYKAGKKVSDGYWNVMAQKGKELNPYSLGFAQVVAVAETDEQAERDYAAHMDYFYNRCLHVYPGFADAPGYRTPSTIKAGLTGQVGKNASITREGLKWKDFINDGYVIAGSPATVRDRLREALKTLNCGHLMILQQIGSMPPELVRKSTELFAREVMPHLRDLWTGFEDKWSPKRLPESEMAKPAPLWTDGPQTNGKTRRPGESEIRSSVK
- a CDS encoding alpha/beta fold hydrolase, translated to MKTHQKLLGGKFSVEMEVTGKGEPLLFLHGAAGLTGADPFLEDLGRSFTVYAPHLPGYGESTGGEHIDDVIDAALFYHELMDELKIPSAYIVGHSMGGMLAAEVAALDTRRAKKLVLVGAAGLWVDSDPIPDFFASDLDDLPALLFHDPKSQLAQMMLAMPWDDQELVTAIYVERTRRFSMASKFLWPLPDRGLKKRAYRISAPTLLLWGASDRVIPPSYAREYSKLIRNSRVQMIKEAGHMVMYEQPAEFEKAVTGFLKG